Proteins from a genomic interval of Oryctolagus cuniculus chromosome 8, mOryCun1.1, whole genome shotgun sequence:
- the GC gene encoding vitamin D-binding protein precursor (The RefSeq protein has 4 substitutions compared to this genomic sequence) translates to MKRVLLLLLAVVCGHALERGRDYEKDKVCKELSTLGKDDFRTLSLVLYSRKFPSGTFDQVMKLVKEVVSLTEDCCTEDADPGCYDNRTSALSATSCESDSPFPVHPGTAECCTKEGLGRKLCMAALKHPPQEFPTYVEPANDEICEAFRQDPMEFADKFLYEYSSNYGQAPLPILVSYTKSYLSMVGTCCTSASPTVCFLKERLQIKHLSLLTTLSNRVCSQYAAYGKEKSRRSHLIKLAQKAPTAALKEVLPLAEDITNILSKCCESTSEDCMAKELPEHTVKICDTLSTKNPKFEECCQEKTPMDIFVCTYFMPAAQPPEPANVELPTSKDVCDSKNINVMDQYTFELSRKTHIPEVFLSKVLEPTLKSLSECCHSADSTACLNAKGPVLKKEVSSFIDKGQELCAGYSENTFTEYKKKLSQQLRAKLPEATSAELAELVEKHSDFASKCCSINSPPNYCDSEIDAEIKNLPEP, encoded by the exons GCCGAGACTATGAAAAGGATAAAGTCTGCAAGGAACTTGCCACTCTGGGAAAGGACGACTTCAGAACTCT ATCACTAGTACTGTACAGCAGGAAGTTTCCCTCTGGAACATTCGACCAGGTCATGAAGCTGGTGAAGGAAGTTGTCTCCTTGACTGAAGACTGCTGTGCCGAAGATGCTGACCCTGGCTGCTATGACAACAGA ACCTCCGCACTGTCTGCCACGTCCTGTGAAAGTGACTCTCCGTTCCCAGTGCATCCAGGAACCGCTGAGTGCTGCACCAAAGAGGGCCTGGAGCGGAAACTTTGTATGGCGGCCCTGAAACACCCACCACAAGAATTTCCTACCTACGTGGAGCCAGCTAATGATGAAATCTGTGAAGCATTCCGTCAAGATCCAATGGAATTTGCTGACAA aTTTCTGTATGAATATTCCAGTAATTATGGACaagctcctctgccaatcctagtCAGTTACACCAAAAGCTATCTCTCCATGGTCGGGACCTGCTGCACCTCTGCCAGCCCAACCGTATGCTTTCTGAAAGAG AGACTCCAGATTAAACATTTATCACTTCTCACCACTTTGTCAAATAGAGTCTGTTCACAATATGCCGCTTATGGGAAGGAGAAATCAAGACGCAG CCATCTCATAAAACTAGCTCAGAAAGCACCTACTGCTGCTCTAAAGGAAGTTTTGCCGCTAGCTGAAGATATCACTAATATTCTTTCCAAATGCTGTGAGTCTACCTCAGAGGACTGCATGGCCAAGGAG CTTCCTGAGCACACAGTAAAAATATGCGACAGCCTATCCACAAAGAATCCCAAGTTTGAAGAATGTTGTCAAGAAAAAACACCCATGGACATTTTTGTGTGCACTTACTTCATGCCAGCTGCCCAGCCTCCTGAACCAGCAAATGTCGAGTTGCCCACAAGTAAAGATGTGTGTGATTCAAAAAACATCAACGTCATGGATCA GTATACTTTTGAACTAAGTAGAAAGACTCACATTCCTGAAGTGTTCCTCAGTAAAGTCCTTGAGCCAACCCTGAAAAGCCTCAGTGAATGCTGCCACTCTGCTGACTCCACTGCCTGTTTAAATGCAAAG GGTCCTGTACTGAAAAAGGAAGTATCTTCATTCATTGACAAGGGACAAGAATTATGTGCAGGTTATTCAGAAAATACATTCACTGAGTACAAGAAAAA ACTATCCCAGCAACTAAGAGCAAAGCTGCCAGAGGCAACATCCGCGGAACTGGCAGAGTTGGTGGAGAAACACTCCGACTTTGCCTCCAAGTGCTGTTCCATAAACTCACCTCCCAATTACTGTGACTCAGAG ATTGATGCTGAAATAAAAAATCTCCCAGAGCCCTGA